One region of Thermococcus sp. MAR1 genomic DNA includes:
- a CDS encoding S9 family peptidase yields the protein MSGIEWNHETFSKFAYLNDPRIRGNLVAYTLTKANMKENKYESTVVVEDLGTGVRRFIENASMPRLSPDGRKLAFTRFNEEKKENEIWVADVQTLSAKKVLSAKNVRSIQWNDDSRRLLVVGFKRRDDEDFIFDDEVPAWFDGMGFFDGEKTTFWVLDTESEEIIEELEKPRFSSGIWHGDAIVINVPHRNGSKPALFKFWDIYLWKDGEEEKIFERVSFEAIDSDGKVLLLRGKREKRFISEHDWLYLWDGELKPVYEGPLDVWSAKLTEGKVYFLTPDAGSVNLWLWDGKAERVVVGNHWIYGLDASNGKALLLVMTATRIGELYLYDGELKQITDYNGPIFARLRTFEPRHFRFNNKDLEIDGWYLKPELKENKAPVIVFVHGGPKGMYGYRFVYEMQLMASKGYYVVFVNPRGSDGYSEDFALRVLKRTGLEDFEDIMAGIEEFFKLEPQADRERVGITGISYGGFMTNWALTQSELFKAGISENGISYWLTSYAFSDIGLWYDVEVIGSNPLENENFRKLSPLFYAENVKAPILLIHSLEDYRCPLDQSLMFYNVLRDMGKEAYIAVFKKGPHGHSIRGSPKHRAKRYKLFIEFFERKLKKYEEGFEVEKILKES from the coding sequence ATGAGCGGTATCGAATGGAACCACGAGACCTTTTCTAAGTTCGCCTACCTGAACGACCCGAGGATAAGGGGAAACCTGGTTGCTTACACCCTCACCAAGGCCAATATGAAGGAGAACAAGTATGAGAGCACGGTGGTCGTTGAGGACCTGGGAACAGGGGTTAGGCGCTTCATTGAAAACGCTTCCATGCCAAGGCTTTCGCCCGATGGCAGAAAGCTCGCCTTCACCCGCTTTAACGAGGAAAAGAAGGAGAACGAGATATGGGTCGCTGACGTTCAGACCCTGAGCGCAAAGAAGGTTTTGAGCGCTAAAAACGTCCGCTCGATCCAGTGGAACGACGACTCCCGGAGGCTCCTCGTTGTGGGCTTTAAGAGAAGGGACGACGAGGACTTCATCTTCGACGACGAGGTTCCCGCCTGGTTCGACGGCATGGGTTTCTTCGACGGCGAGAAAACGACCTTCTGGGTTCTCGACACGGAGAGTGAGGAAATCATCGAGGAGCTTGAGAAGCCGAGGTTTTCGAGCGGAATCTGGCACGGCGATGCCATAGTCATCAACGTTCCCCACCGCAATGGGAGCAAGCCAGCACTCTTCAAGTTCTGGGACATCTACCTCTGGAAGGACGGCGAGGAGGAGAAGATCTTTGAGAGGGTCTCCTTCGAGGCTATTGACTCCGATGGAAAGGTCCTCCTCCTGAGGGGCAAGAGGGAAAAGAGGTTCATCAGCGAGCATGACTGGTTATATCTATGGGATGGGGAGCTTAAGCCGGTTTACGAGGGCCCGCTCGACGTCTGGAGCGCAAAGCTGACAGAGGGCAAAGTTTACTTCCTGACGCCAGACGCTGGAAGCGTGAACCTGTGGCTCTGGGATGGGAAAGCCGAAAGGGTTGTGGTGGGAAACCACTGGATTTACGGGTTAGATGCCAGCAACGGAAAGGCCCTGCTCCTCGTAATGACGGCAACGAGGATAGGCGAGCTCTACCTCTACGACGGCGAGCTGAAGCAGATAACCGACTACAATGGGCCAATATTCGCCAGGCTCAGGACCTTCGAGCCCAGGCACTTCAGGTTTAATAACAAAGATTTGGAGATAGACGGCTGGTACCTGAAGCCCGAGCTTAAGGAGAACAAAGCTCCGGTTATAGTCTTCGTCCACGGCGGGCCGAAGGGAATGTACGGTTACAGGTTCGTTTACGAGATGCAGCTAATGGCGAGCAAAGGTTACTACGTGGTTTTTGTCAACCCGCGCGGCAGCGACGGCTACAGCGAAGACTTCGCTCTAAGGGTTCTTAAGAGGACTGGTTTAGAGGACTTCGAGGACATAATGGCCGGAATCGAGGAGTTCTTCAAGCTCGAACCCCAGGCCGACAGGGAGAGGGTTGGCATAACCGGCATAAGCTACGGCGGCTTCATGACCAACTGGGCCTTAACGCAGAGCGAGCTATTCAAAGCTGGCATCAGTGAGAACGGGATAAGCTACTGGCTGACGAGCTATGCTTTCTCGGACATAGGCCTCTGGTACGACGTCGAGGTCATAGGCTCAAATCCCTTGGAGAACGAGAACTTCAGGAAGCTCAGCCCGCTCTTCTACGCCGAAAACGTGAAGGCTCCAATACTGCTCATTCACTCGCTGGAGGACTACCGCTGTCCCCTCGACCAGAGCCTGATGTTCTACAACGTGCTCAGGGACATGGGCAAGGAGGCATACATAGCGGTGTTCAAGAAAGGTCCTCACGGCCACAGCATACGTGGAAGCCCGAAGCACAGGGCAAAGCGCTACAAACTCTTCATCGAGTTCTTCGAGCGCAAACTCAAGAAGTACGAGGAGGGCTTTGAGGTCGAGAAGATACTCAAGGAAAGCTGA
- a CDS encoding metal-dependent hydrolase, which yields MRGFTHYISGLAAATFFGALVGDLRLGILIPVIAAAAAYFPDFVDFKFGKFLARRDYEIDPAPWDEKKHYAPKLVKISELSKENRYQFFAIEGTVEEILARGSGKVSYKVLREDGSEETVTESYNSIVFTLNDGTGKITVEAFGDDYEFFEEEFGKIEEGKEMLVFGYIDIDEDGSLKLVVSDAPHPQGIADTIAKAIEEAYSEGERIVKIHNIRLPGDVYRRFMVHLDPPKREVRVEMGPIVTPGGVAIGGDVPEYRKYGIAKVSVPFIKTYPKPTRIDSFSGPEIAFRKAEFKGKTVVKDRFLPWHHGFSHSLTMGVVIGLAVFAFFKLIGYEHATELALASMLGQWLHVFEDQLGFMGSNLLPPLTKDVVPGFKLGESGSGLTNFSTAWLMIAFMIWNFNRFTEPRAIPISDAKLLLLLAWPSIIGFGIAIAKSFKLRKEISELMDYYTNLEAFEEMEEVGGI from the coding sequence ATGAGGGGATTCACCCACTACATCTCCGGTTTGGCCGCGGCGACCTTCTTTGGAGCGCTCGTCGGTGATCTAAGGCTGGGCATACTCATTCCGGTCATAGCGGCCGCTGCCGCTTACTTCCCCGACTTCGTGGACTTCAAGTTCGGAAAGTTCCTGGCTAGAAGGGACTACGAGATTGATCCAGCTCCCTGGGACGAGAAGAAGCACTACGCGCCTAAACTCGTCAAAATCAGCGAGCTGAGCAAGGAAAACCGCTACCAGTTCTTTGCCATTGAGGGAACGGTGGAGGAGATACTGGCGAGGGGCTCCGGGAAGGTCTCCTACAAAGTTCTCCGCGAGGACGGAAGCGAGGAGACGGTAACGGAGAGCTACAACAGCATAGTCTTCACGCTCAACGACGGAACCGGAAAGATAACCGTTGAGGCCTTCGGTGATGACTACGAGTTCTTCGAGGAGGAGTTCGGAAAAATCGAGGAAGGAAAGGAGATGCTCGTCTTCGGTTACATCGATATCGATGAGGACGGCTCGCTCAAGCTCGTCGTCAGCGACGCTCCCCACCCTCAGGGCATAGCGGACACCATAGCGAAGGCCATCGAAGAAGCATACAGCGAGGGCGAGAGGATAGTCAAGATACACAACATCCGCCTTCCCGGCGACGTTTACAGGCGCTTCATGGTTCACCTAGACCCGCCCAAGCGGGAGGTCAGGGTGGAAATGGGTCCGATAGTAACGCCAGGAGGGGTCGCGATAGGCGGCGACGTCCCCGAGTACAGGAAGTACGGGATAGCGAAAGTGAGTGTGCCTTTCATCAAGACCTACCCCAAGCCCACCAGGATAGACTCCTTCTCTGGCCCGGAGATAGCCTTTAGGAAAGCGGAGTTCAAGGGAAAAACCGTCGTCAAGGACCGCTTTTTGCCCTGGCACCACGGCTTCAGCCACTCCCTCACGATGGGTGTGGTAATAGGCCTGGCCGTTTTTGCTTTCTTCAAGCTGATTGGCTACGAGCACGCGACGGAGTTGGCACTCGCTTCGATGCTCGGCCAGTGGCTCCACGTCTTCGAGGACCAGCTCGGCTTCATGGGAAGCAACCTGCTCCCGCCCCTCACGAAGGACGTCGTTCCTGGCTTCAAGCTCGGAGAAAGCGGCAGTGGGCTTACCAACTTCTCGACGGCCTGGCTGATGATAGCCTTTATGATATGGAACTTCAACCGCTTCACTGAGCCAAGGGCCATACCGATAAGCGACGCCAAGCTGCTGCTCCTCCTGGCCTGGCCGTCGATAATAGGCTTTGGAATAGCGATAGCCAAGAGCTTCAAGCTTAGAAAGGAAATCTCTGAGCTCATGGACTACTACACGAACCTGGAAGCCTTTGAGGAGATGGAAGAAGTTGGAGGGATTTAA
- a CDS encoding methyltransferase domain-containing protein has protein sequence METLYFLTARDARRLLFAKGGARLNLDLRKTNRSWLITLEGDEFIFPDGTRVGRDVIERIARDEGSVYFVRGGGVYKAAIAGEGFYKLVPTIPPTIEINGIRMHRTKEVNPLQDTRNKVNAVKPKEGETVLDTCMGLGYTAIEASKRGAYVITIEKDPNVIQLARINPWSRELFTGGKIQVIQGDAFEVVKKFNDESFDVVIHDPPRFSLAGQLYSEEFYRELFRVLKPGGRLFHYVGNPGKKYRGKDLQKGVMERLRRVGFVGVKRVEEALGVVGRKPEKGRGKD, from the coding sequence GTGGAGACTCTGTATTTTCTAACCGCGAGAGACGCGAGAAGACTGCTCTTCGCGAAGGGCGGGGCGAGGCTCAACCTCGACCTTAGAAAAACAAACCGTTCATGGCTCATAACGCTTGAGGGAGACGAGTTCATCTTTCCCGACGGAACGCGGGTTGGGAGGGACGTCATCGAGAGGATCGCGAGGGACGAGGGGAGCGTTTACTTCGTGAGAGGGGGTGGGGTTTACAAAGCCGCCATCGCTGGAGAGGGCTTCTACAAGCTCGTGCCAACGATTCCACCGACGATTGAGATAAACGGCATCAGAATGCACAGGACGAAGGAAGTGAACCCCCTCCAGGACACAAGGAACAAGGTGAACGCGGTGAAGCCAAAGGAGGGCGAAACAGTCTTAGATACCTGCATGGGGCTCGGCTACACGGCGATAGAAGCCTCAAAGAGAGGAGCGTACGTCATAACCATCGAGAAAGACCCGAACGTGATTCAGCTTGCCAGAATAAACCCCTGGAGCAGGGAGCTCTTCACCGGCGGTAAAATCCAGGTGATTCAGGGTGACGCCTTCGAGGTTGTAAAGAAGTTCAACGATGAGAGCTTCGATGTGGTTATCCATGACCCGCCGCGCTTTTCTTTAGCGGGCCAGCTTTATTCGGAGGAGTTCTATCGCGAGCTGTTCAGGGTTCTTAAACCCGGAGGAAGGCTCTTCCACTACGTGGGGAATCCAGGAAAGAAATACCGGGGAAAGGACCTTCAGAAGGGCGTCATGGAGAGGCTGAGGAGGGTCGGCTTCGTCGGGGTTAAGCGCGTTGAGGAAGCACTTGGCGTCGTGGGGAGAAAACCCGAAAAGGGAAGAGGGAAGGATTAA
- a CDS encoding DUF531 domain-containing protein, producing the protein MLTLALYNTYDPKKLHEAHLRAIARAGPIAYAYGFHLALVGFPFEGRPVDVAREISSHTTIGDGGRYLLELAEGNRFHLLEFPKRGFPPQFGIPVATTRKPVGEKEITPLELAKRALRGESFLLLVGLGRHGLPKEIFKTARYHMDITGKRVSLETCTAIGAIPARISTLMEALKWRSHGKRI; encoded by the coding sequence ATGTTGACGCTGGCACTTTACAACACCTACGACCCTAAAAAACTCCACGAGGCGCATCTAAGGGCGATAGCTAGGGCCGGGCCGATAGCCTATGCCTACGGCTTTCATCTGGCCCTTGTGGGGTTTCCGTTCGAGGGTAGGCCAGTTGACGTTGCCCGCGAGATAAGCTCACACACAACCATAGGGGATGGGGGGAGGTATCTCCTCGAACTGGCCGAGGGGAACCGCTTCCATCTCCTTGAGTTCCCCAAGAGGGGCTTTCCGCCGCAGTTCGGTATCCCTGTCGCCACAACAAGAAAACCGGTCGGGGAGAAGGAGATAACCCCGCTGGAGCTCGCCAAAAGGGCCCTTCGCGGAGAGAGTTTTCTCCTCCTGGTCGGCCTCGGCAGGCATGGCCTCCCGAAGGAAATCTTTAAGACCGCCCGCTATCATATGGACATCACGGGAAAGAGAGTAAGCTTAGAAACGTGCACCGCGATCGGTGCCATACCCGCGAGAATAAGCACCCTCATGGAGGCGCTGAAATGGAGGAGTCATGGAAAAAGGATTTAG
- a CDS encoding OB-fold nucleic acid binding domain-containing protein, protein MSGKEGEKKLYYHGLKEQKRLDVSKLKYLSILLSVIGVALLLVAAQSAQAPLVRVSDVYGNYLMNYAVVRINGTVITVPYVSQTGGKLGLTFTVDDGTGQIDIRVYSPLADEMIRKGLVPFPGDEVTAEVQLRVRETYTYSMLQYLGGLHFRSKLHSEKPSLVKSLNVNMSNTYVAVEGIVTKFSNVSSGYLLTVDTGDSQVSVLVPRVLLVFNNLSVKVGDTVYAPGIVYLYKGTSPEIVVRNLSQLSVTPIEEAPVVPIGEAPRYPGMVMAVEGSIAGISYENGRYVLTITDGGNYLDALVPRDVLAGLNPFNASGESTVKVAGRMGSDGRLVAAYLEVVKAVKTEFRPIGVLTPDMRGSIVAVKGNIEEVDRIGSNLKLVIDDGTGRLDVFVPSATLAELSNETMAQLKVGLGVEVAGYLEEYRGKLEVVVYTGEGIRALGEPLPPEEIELPKVTAEELADYEGQLVDFAGSLEGVTYTNGTYYLTVDGVKASLPREALLNLNPLEAGTGSQVVIRGLVAGDNLVKGENLTVEVPVAPIPLKPEEVTAEMEGELVAVIGKVTDVANLSGNLKIVVGNLPVFVPRSTASELTYVPAEGDMVQIGGYVEIYRDEPEVVLFNPAAIEKLQQAGPVEGTVSDLKTAMEPLLLTVTWDSIAYQKPDYALTFHDSTGSATLLAERSLLPNPLKAGTGSTLKLIADPLSGRITALNVTKAKPSSILKTGSVSLSMKGRTVALNGTVTEVRVIGKNLKLTLDDGSGGIAVFIPGGANLSVEKGQRLLIAGYVDEYNGKPEIIVYDFDAIKLEKPSGGTAGIGEVKVSELSKATGRVNLTVTWDGLSYDNGYVMKVHDDTGSAELRVSRELLPDPREAGTGSELRITYDADSGEVVSITVVRAVPAEKLKTGDVTLDLLGTTVVVEGTIKDVYTGKSFIKLTIDDGSGELVVFIPKSVAQLTFSEGQTVRIAGYVAEYKGTVEVIPYRSDCIEVR, encoded by the coding sequence ATGTCAGGGAAGGAGGGTGAGAAAAAACTCTACTATCATGGCCTGAAGGAGCAGAAGAGGCTCGACGTTTCAAAGCTTAAATACCTGTCGATTCTACTCTCGGTCATCGGCGTTGCCCTTCTGCTCGTCGCAGCCCAGAGCGCCCAGGCACCGCTCGTCAGAGTGAGCGACGTCTACGGCAACTACCTGATGAACTACGCCGTGGTGAGGATAAACGGAACCGTCATCACGGTTCCCTACGTCTCCCAGACCGGCGGAAAGCTCGGCCTCACCTTCACTGTGGACGACGGAACGGGACAGATAGACATCAGAGTATACTCTCCCCTTGCCGATGAGATGATAAGAAAAGGCCTTGTCCCATTCCCCGGCGACGAGGTGACGGCCGAGGTTCAGCTCCGCGTGAGGGAGACCTATACCTACTCGATGCTCCAGTACCTCGGTGGCCTTCACTTCCGCTCGAAGCTCCACTCCGAAAAACCGTCCCTCGTCAAGTCGCTCAACGTCAACATGAGCAACACTTACGTGGCCGTCGAGGGGATAGTAACTAAGTTCTCCAACGTCAGCTCCGGCTATCTTTTGACGGTTGATACTGGTGATTCTCAGGTTTCGGTGCTCGTTCCGAGGGTTCTGCTCGTCTTCAACAACCTCTCCGTCAAGGTCGGAGATACGGTTTACGCCCCGGGAATCGTCTACCTCTACAAGGGCACCTCGCCGGAGATAGTTGTCAGGAATCTTAGCCAGCTCTCCGTGACTCCGATCGAGGAAGCACCCGTAGTCCCGATAGGCGAGGCACCACGCTACCCGGGAATGGTCATGGCCGTCGAGGGATCCATAGCTGGAATATCCTACGAGAACGGCCGCTACGTGCTGACCATTACCGACGGTGGGAACTACCTCGACGCCCTCGTCCCGAGGGACGTTCTCGCTGGCTTAAACCCATTCAACGCATCGGGCGAGAGTACGGTTAAAGTCGCGGGAAGAATGGGCTCAGATGGCAGGCTCGTTGCGGCCTACCTTGAGGTTGTCAAGGCGGTTAAGACGGAGTTCAGGCCGATCGGCGTCCTAACCCCCGACATGCGCGGCTCGATAGTCGCGGTAAAGGGCAACATCGAGGAGGTCGATAGAATAGGCTCGAACCTCAAGCTCGTCATCGACGACGGAACGGGAAGGCTGGACGTCTTCGTTCCGTCAGCTACCCTCGCGGAGCTCTCCAACGAGACGATGGCTCAGCTTAAGGTCGGCCTCGGAGTCGAGGTCGCCGGCTACCTCGAGGAGTACCGCGGAAAGCTTGAGGTGGTCGTTTACACCGGAGAGGGAATAAGGGCCCTCGGAGAGCCGCTCCCGCCGGAGGAGATAGAGCTCCCGAAGGTCACGGCTGAAGAACTGGCCGATTACGAGGGCCAGCTCGTCGATTTCGCCGGCTCCCTTGAGGGGGTGACCTACACCAACGGCACCTACTACCTCACCGTGGACGGGGTTAAGGCCTCGCTCCCGAGAGAAGCTTTATTGAACCTCAACCCGCTCGAGGCTGGAACCGGAAGTCAGGTCGTCATCAGGGGCCTGGTGGCCGGGGATAACCTCGTGAAGGGAGAGAACCTCACCGTTGAGGTGCCGGTAGCTCCAATTCCGCTCAAGCCCGAAGAGGTCACCGCGGAGATGGAAGGCGAGCTGGTCGCGGTAATCGGCAAGGTCACGGACGTGGCCAACCTCAGCGGCAACCTCAAGATAGTCGTCGGCAACCTTCCGGTCTTCGTGCCCCGCTCTACGGCCAGCGAGCTGACCTACGTCCCGGCCGAGGGGGACATGGTGCAGATTGGAGGATACGTTGAAATCTACCGCGACGAGCCGGAGGTGGTGCTCTTCAACCCGGCCGCAATTGAGAAGCTCCAGCAGGCCGGGCCGGTTGAGGGCACCGTCTCAGACCTGAAGACAGCAATGGAACCCCTCCTCCTGACGGTCACCTGGGACTCGATTGCCTACCAGAAGCCCGACTACGCCCTGACCTTCCACGACTCCACCGGAAGCGCAACCCTGCTTGCCGAGCGTTCGCTGTTGCCTAACCCGCTTAAAGCAGGGACTGGTAGCACGCTCAAGCTTATAGCAGACCCGCTCTCCGGCAGGATAACCGCGCTGAACGTCACCAAGGCTAAGCCCTCGTCTATCCTCAAGACCGGCTCGGTGAGCCTCTCGATGAAGGGCAGGACCGTTGCCCTCAACGGCACCGTAACAGAAGTGAGGGTCATCGGCAAGAACCTCAAGCTGACCCTGGATGACGGAAGCGGTGGGATAGCGGTCTTCATACCTGGGGGAGCAAACCTGAGCGTTGAGAAGGGCCAGAGACTCCTCATAGCGGGCTACGTGGACGAGTACAACGGAAAACCTGAAATCATCGTCTACGACTTCGATGCGATTAAACTTGAGAAGCCCTCCGGAGGAACCGCGGGAATCGGAGAGGTGAAGGTCTCTGAGCTCTCTAAAGCTACCGGAAGGGTGAACCTCACCGTCACCTGGGACGGGCTGAGCTACGACAATGGCTACGTCATGAAGGTTCACGACGACACCGGAAGCGCTGAGCTGAGGGTTTCGAGAGAGCTCCTTCCGGATCCAAGAGAGGCCGGAACCGGAAGCGAGCTGAGGATAACCTACGACGCTGACTCTGGAGAGGTCGTTTCCATAACCGTCGTTAGAGCTGTCCCTGCAGAAAAGCTGAAGACGGGCGACGTTACCCTCGACCTCCTCGGAACGACCGTGGTCGTTGAGGGAACCATCAAAGATGTCTACACCGGAAAGAGCTTCATCAAGCTGACGATAGATGATGGAAGTGGGGAGCTGGTGGTCTTTATACCCAAGAGCGTGGCCCAGCTCACCTTCAGCGAGGGTCAGACGGTCAGGATTGCAGGTTATGTTGCCGAGTACAAGGGAACCGTTGAGGTCATTCCTTACAGGAGCGACTGCATTGAGGTGAGGTGA
- a CDS encoding tripartite tricarboxylate transporter permease — protein sequence MLPLSDLLIWSLAGVLFGALISWIPGFHIFNIMALLVAVFGVGELMPVKAFPFFAIGAIVAYAYVSAISSVYFSVADESAVFLLFPTQRYLLLGRGHEAVLLYLIGAVAGTLFLVLGLLFIFPKVLPPIYQATSPYITYFLVAIVVFMFMSEWPKEGDRGRTPGERLWLAWRQILGGIFVFFLSGILGFIVMNTNLLPTTSAYTRLTPMFIGFFGMSWVILNILSNPPMLEQKTDDRVESSLYNTLKASFGGALGGTIAAVYPIITGGMGALVAGHMTSQRGDDAFIISQGVNRVIYYVGAFTLLFLPNLRLTRGAAAWLVSSIYTPKSYSEYLAAVGVVLLSAGISFLFTYYLSRFIARSFNVVHIKKLSYVVAVTLVVISYLLTGPMGLAVLFVSTAIGMMAAAFNTRRSYCLGGLILPVLISMTGHTGYFMSLLGLG from the coding sequence ATGCTTCCCCTTTCAGACCTTTTAATCTGGTCCCTCGCAGGGGTGCTCTTCGGAGCGCTCATCTCATGGATCCCGGGCTTCCACATATTCAACATAATGGCCCTACTTGTTGCAGTCTTCGGCGTTGGCGAGCTGATGCCGGTCAAGGCCTTTCCCTTCTTCGCCATCGGCGCCATAGTTGCCTACGCCTACGTGAGTGCCATTTCCAGCGTCTACTTCAGCGTTGCCGACGAGAGCGCCGTCTTCCTCCTATTCCCCACACAGCGCTACCTCCTCCTCGGCAGGGGCCACGAAGCTGTGCTCCTCTACCTCATCGGAGCGGTAGCGGGAACGCTCTTCCTCGTGCTCGGTCTGCTCTTCATCTTCCCGAAGGTTCTCCCGCCGATCTACCAGGCAACCAGCCCTTACATCACCTACTTCCTCGTCGCCATAGTGGTCTTCATGTTCATGAGCGAGTGGCCCAAGGAAGGTGATAGGGGAAGAACTCCGGGGGAGAGGCTCTGGCTGGCCTGGAGGCAGATACTCGGCGGGATATTCGTCTTCTTCCTGTCAGGAATACTGGGCTTCATAGTCATGAACACCAACCTGCTTCCCACAACCAGCGCCTACACCCGCTTAACTCCGATGTTCATAGGCTTCTTCGGAATGTCCTGGGTGATACTCAACATCCTCTCCAACCCGCCGATGCTGGAGCAAAAGACAGATGACAGGGTCGAGAGCAGCCTCTACAACACCCTCAAGGCCAGCTTCGGCGGCGCCCTCGGTGGAACCATAGCGGCGGTCTATCCAATAATCACCGGCGGAATGGGCGCGCTCGTTGCGGGCCACATGACGAGCCAGCGCGGGGACGATGCGTTCATCATAAGCCAGGGTGTGAACAGGGTCATCTACTACGTGGGAGCGTTTACCCTCCTCTTCCTGCCCAACCTGAGGCTCACGAGGGGAGCGGCTGCCTGGCTCGTCAGCTCAATCTACACCCCCAAGAGCTACTCCGAGTACCTCGCCGCGGTGGGTGTTGTACTGCTCAGCGCGGGCATAAGCTTCCTCTTCACCTACTACCTCTCCAGGTTCATAGCCAGGAGCTTCAACGTCGTCCACATCAAGAAGCTCTCCTACGTGGTGGCGGTGACGCTAGTGGTGATAAGCTACCTCCTCACCGGACCGATGGGACTGGCGGTGCTTTTCGTCTCGACGGCGATAGGAATGATGGCGGCTGCCTTCAACACCAGGAGGAGCTACTGCCTCGGCGGACTTATCCTGCCCGTGCTCATCAGCATGACGGGCCACACAGGCTACTTCATGTCCCTGCTCGGACTGGGGTGA
- a CDS encoding dipeptidase has protein sequence MIFDAHSDLPTFIYDERVNGRTRVLEENFERFFAPGIKARVMAIWTRPERRNNATLYGLEVLNSLLKDIEESQRFELVTRVDGMKGAIKEGRVALWIGLEGGEPIGESLDLLEAFYRLGLRVLTLTWSLRNAIGDGVFERTGGGLTNFGVEVVGKAEELGIVIDLSHINEAGFWDALDVTAFPVIASHSNARSLCDSRRNLTDEQIKAIAERDGVIGAVAIPSFVNKEKPTLERYVEHIAYMVDLAGYRHVGLGFDFVYYLPGWSGRSIEGFEDESKIPHLVERLSETFSEREVEAITFKNFERVFKRVVG, from the coding sequence ATGATATTCGACGCTCATTCGGACCTCCCGACATTTATCTACGACGAGAGGGTTAACGGGAGGACCCGCGTTTTGGAGGAAAACTTTGAGCGCTTCTTCGCCCCGGGGATAAAGGCCCGCGTTATGGCCATTTGGACCCGACCCGAGAGGAGGAACAACGCAACCCTATACGGCCTGGAGGTTCTGAACTCCCTGCTGAAGGACATCGAGGAGAGCCAGCGCTTCGAACTCGTGACAAGGGTCGATGGAATGAAAGGGGCCATCAAAGAGGGAAGGGTCGCTCTCTGGATCGGCCTTGAGGGCGGGGAGCCGATAGGGGAGAGCCTCGATCTGCTGGAGGCATTTTACCGTCTCGGGCTGAGAGTTTTGACGCTCACCTGGAGCCTGCGTAACGCGATAGGCGATGGCGTTTTTGAGAGAACCGGCGGAGGACTGACGAATTTCGGCGTTGAAGTCGTTGGAAAGGCCGAGGAGCTGGGAATCGTGATAGACCTGAGCCACATAAACGAGGCCGGCTTCTGGGACGCACTGGATGTCACGGCGTTCCCGGTTATAGCGTCGCACTCCAACGCGAGAAGCCTTTGCGATAGCAGGAGAAACCTCACGGACGAGCAGATAAAGGCCATAGCGGAGCGCGATGGCGTCATTGGAGCGGTTGCCATTCCAAGCTTCGTAAACAAGGAGAAGCCGACGTTGGAGCGGTACGTGGAGCACATAGCGTACATGGTCGACCTGGCCGGCTACCGGCACGTCGGCCTCGGCTTCGACTTCGTCTACTACCTCCCCGGCTGGAGCGGGAGGAGCATCGAAGGCTTCGAGGACGAGTCGAAGATACCCCACCTGGTGGAGAGGCTGTCCGAAACCTTCAGCGAGAGGGAAGTCGAGGCAATAACCTTCAAGAACTTCGAGCGCGTTTTTAAGAGGGTCGTGGGTTAG
- a CDS encoding antitoxin family protein, protein MGTKIVAVYENGVLRPKNRLNLPAGTEVELVILPSLKGLMKLFEEVNVKEEVGSALKDARERKLWE, encoded by the coding sequence ATGGGAACAAAGATAGTCGCTGTTTATGAGAATGGCGTTTTAAGGCCCAAGAACAGGCTTAATCTTCCAGCCGGTACTGAGGTTGAGCTGGTAATCCTGCCCTCATTAAAAGGACTCATGAAGCTCTTCGAAGAAGTGAACGTCAAGGAAGAGGTGGGAAGTGCCCTCAAAGATGCCAGGGAGAGGAAATTATGGGAGTAG
- a CDS encoding type II toxin-antitoxin system VapC family toxin — protein sequence MGVVLDSSVVLKALLPPPRNLKEEILKRELETHEKCRFILETIEEERIETHSPAVIVVEVAGVIRRITGDEYRASIASDTIKNNFILHYDGEILEKAREVATLTGASGFDAYFIATARLLGLPLITDDKGMYLRAKELGIDSLLVRENSIKEIELALG from the coding sequence ATGGGAGTAGTTCTAGATTCATCGGTTGTCCTCAAGGCACTCCTACCTCCTCCCAGAAATCTCAAAGAGGAGATACTCAAAAGGGAGCTTGAAACCCACGAGAAGTGCCGGTTCATACTAGAGACGATAGAAGAGGAGAGGATTGAAACGCACTCACCAGCTGTAATCGTTGTTGAAGTAGCTGGGGTCATCAGAAGGATCACTGGAGACGAATACAGAGCATCGATTGCCAGTGACACTATCAAGAACAACTTCATACTTCACTATGATGGGGAGATCCTGGAAAAAGCTAGAGAGGTCGCCACTCTTACTGGAGCTTCTGGATTTGATGCGTATTTTATAGCCACGGCACGTCTTTTGGGCCTTCCACTGATAACCGACGACAAAGGAATGTATCTCAGGGCCAAAGAATTAGGCATAGACTCCCTCTTGGTGCGGGAGAACTCCATCAAAGAGATAGAACTCGCCCTCGGGTGA